The DNA segment ATAACTCAGGGAGTGAATCGTCCCTGTCACCGGGAAAAAGGCACGACTGTACTTATTCCGCATTCGCGCCATGTGGGGTTGACTGGTGATGCAATCCGAAAGATGAAAGCAATGATAAGGGGTCCGGGCGATGCAGCCCGGCAATTCGCGTCGGTCAAAAAGAGCAATCCGGCCATCTTCAAGCAACTCGGGCACCACCTTTTGCAGATGCTCCCGAAGGGCATTGCCCTGCCTCCTGTCGGCCAGGAAAAAATGGTACTCATCAAACAGGTCGAGCTTGAGCAACGCGCCGAGGAATTTGACGTTGGCCACCTTGCGCCCCAGTACAGGCCCAGGTTCGAAGAAGGGATCGAGAGTCCCCCAAATGCGTTTTGAGTGTGACATGAGTCTAGCTCAAAACCGTATTGCCCCATTTGTCAATGAATTTGGCATTAGGCAATGGGCAGATATTTCCCGGCTCAATTTCCCGCATGAAAAAATCTCTTGTACAAATACTCAATAAAACAAGGTCCCTGATTTCCCACTCTCACGAATCCCCCATTATTTTATCTCACCAGAGGAGTCTTGGCCCTTATCTTGCTGTTCTCCCGATGCAGGCGGGTTATGCGTCAGCATTTTGACTCTTCAAGGAGCAGGAAATATGCAGAAGAAAATGATCAAGCGGGGAAAACGCCCTGAACTCATGTGGGGCCTGGGATTGAGCGAACAGCTCAAAAAGCAGGTCGAGATGGGCGTTGGTCCCGGATTCTACATTCGCAACTACCCTGCCGGAGCGTTTCCCTGGACCAAGGAACTCAATCAGAATGAGAAACCCTCGGCAGCCTGGATTCCATGGTCTGTCTGGGCTGAAATGCCGGAATTCCGCCGCGAAGAATACCGCAGCCAGGATTCCACCCAGCGTATACTCATTCAAGATATTAACGACACCCCCCTGGAGATGGATACTGTGCTTGCAGAAGGATTTCTGACAGTTGTCCGCACCCCGCTGACCCGGCCCAAGGTGCAGGACGCCGTGTTTCGTGCCAAGGAAGTGACCTCGATGTACTCGGACATCTACCGTATGACCGAGGAAATTCTCCTTGAAAGGGAATTGCTCGCCCGAAAGACCGATCAGCTGATGTTTCTCAACAAGATTCTGGCCTCGGCGACCGAAAGTCTGGATGCCACGACCATTCTCTTGAATGCCAAGGAAACCCTGAGCCTGGTCCTGCCGGTCAAGCAGCTGCACGCCGGATTCTGGACGCATCAGCTTGATTCCGAGGTCACGGATGTGGAAATATTTCTCAACGGCACCATGCCTCCCGAGGTGGAAAGCATGTGGGTCGAGCATATCATGGCTTCTGCCGCTGACATGGGAAGTGGCCCGGTCAATGGATTCCAAGTCGTCCACACCGACCCGGCTCGAAGGCAGGAATATACCCTGACACCCAAAAGCGGTCGTCTTGTCACCCTGCCCCTGACCGCCGGGCAGGATACTTTCGGGTGTCTCGCTCTGCTGTGCGAACCGGATTATCACCTCGGCAAGGACCAGGTGGAAACCTTTCGTTCAGCCGTCAACCATCTCGGCCTCGCCTTGCGGAATGCGCTCATGTTCAAGGAAGTCAAGCTCCGCGCCGACCGGGATGGACTCACCCGCATCTACAACCGACACACATTCGACGAACGCCTCATATACGAAATCAAGCGTCGCCGCCGTTACAATCATGATCTTTCGCTGCTCATGGTCGATCTCGACCATTTCAAGCAGGTCAATGACACCTATGGGCACAAGGCCGGAGACATGGTCCTGTGCAAGGTCGGCGAGATTCTCACTGAAACATTTCGCGGCACTGATCTCGCAGCCCGCTATGGCGGAGAAGAGTTCGTAGTCCTGCTGCCGCACACCACGGAAAGGGACGCCTGGGCCTTGGCTGAACGGGTTCGCGAAGCCATCCAGTCCTGCGAATTCCATTTTGACGGGCATGACTTTGCCGTGACAGCCTCTATCGGAGTTGCTTCGGTGGAAGCCGGAGCATTGACCAAAGATGACGACCTGCTCATAAAAGCTGACAAGGCTTTATACGAAGCCAAGCACAACGGGCGTAACACCGTGGTCATCTCCAAACCGAAAGTGGACCAGATCTCAGCCCAGTAAGCCAATGGGAAGCGAGGCCGGGAGGCAAAGCCATCCTGATATGGGATCGATCGAGGCGTCACCTGTTCTGTAGCCATGACAGACGACGCTGGTGGTCAAAGTATCCGATACTTTGACCAGACACTAAAAAGGGAGACTCCCATGAAAACCAGGACAGTTTTCATGGATGTTAAGAAAACAAAAAAGAAAACCGCTTGCAATGTGATTGTCAGGCAATTTCGTCTCCGGTATCTCAAGGGCTCTAGCCGTGAGAATCCTATTCTCACCTTTGGCGAAAAGGAGAGATACCATGAAAAAATATTTTCCAAAGAAATTCCCAGGAAACCATTGTTTCCTGGGAATTTCTTTCATTCATCAACAGTTATGAAAAACGTCTTGCCTGAAAACAGGGTCTGCTTTCTCATTGTTTAACAGACTCCCCCCTGTGCCTATTTCACCGCAACCCAACTACT comes from the Pseudodesulfovibrio piezophilus C1TLV30 genome and includes:
- a CDS encoding GGDEF domain-containing protein translates to MQKKMIKRGKRPELMWGLGLSEQLKKQVEMGVGPGFYIRNYPAGAFPWTKELNQNEKPSAAWIPWSVWAEMPEFRREEYRSQDSTQRILIQDINDTPLEMDTVLAEGFLTVVRTPLTRPKVQDAVFRAKEVTSMYSDIYRMTEEILLERELLARKTDQLMFLNKILASATESLDATTILLNAKETLSLVLPVKQLHAGFWTHQLDSEVTDVEIFLNGTMPPEVESMWVEHIMASAADMGSGPVNGFQVVHTDPARRQEYTLTPKSGRLVTLPLTAGQDTFGCLALLCEPDYHLGKDQVETFRSAVNHLGLALRNALMFKEVKLRADRDGLTRIYNRHTFDERLIYEIKRRRRYNHDLSLLMVDLDHFKQVNDTYGHKAGDMVLCKVGEILTETFRGTDLAARYGGEEFVVLLPHTTERDAWALAERVREAIQSCEFHFDGHDFAVTASIGVASVEAGALTKDDDLLIKADKALYEAKHNGRNTVVISKPKVDQISAQ